The following proteins come from a genomic window of Streptomyces sp. Sge12:
- a CDS encoding GDSL-type esterase/lipase family protein: protein MSHESDRITTPITPDLLRGALDLERTEHGLLPHRLPARARAQFTEGDLATVETQPSGVRLVFRTRATVIELDALRTKMAYDGAPPRPDGLYDLLIDGLPAGQAGVGGGNVLQVDMATGAVRPRSGPPGTVRFAGLPDRAKDVEIWLPHNEITQLVALRTDAPVEPLPDTGRRRWVHHGSSISHGSDAASPSTTWPALAATLGGVELTNLGLSGNALLDPFTARALRDTPADLISVKIGINLVNRDLMRLRAFGPAVHGFLDTVREGHPTVPLLVVSPILCPMHEETPGPSAPDFSELAEGRLRFRAAGDPAERAFGKLTLGVIREELAEIVRRRAADDPNLRLLDGRALYGEQDAVELPLPDGLHPDAAAHRRMGERFAALAFAADGPFATPAAP, encoded by the coding sequence ATGAGCCACGAATCCGACCGGATCACCACGCCCATCACCCCGGACCTCCTGCGCGGGGCCCTGGACCTGGAGCGCACCGAGCACGGGCTGCTGCCGCACCGGCTGCCCGCCCGCGCCCGGGCCCAGTTCACCGAGGGAGACCTGGCCACGGTCGAGACGCAGCCCTCCGGCGTACGGCTGGTGTTCCGCACCCGGGCCACCGTCATCGAGCTGGACGCGCTCCGCACGAAGATGGCCTACGACGGCGCCCCGCCCCGTCCCGACGGGCTGTACGACCTGCTGATCGACGGCCTGCCGGCCGGGCAGGCCGGCGTCGGCGGCGGCAACGTCCTCCAGGTGGACATGGCCACCGGCGCCGTGCGGCCCCGGTCCGGCCCGCCCGGAACCGTACGGTTCGCCGGCCTCCCGGACCGCGCCAAGGACGTCGAGATCTGGCTTCCGCACAACGAGATCACCCAGCTCGTGGCCCTGCGCACGGACGCCCCCGTCGAGCCGCTGCCCGACACGGGCCGCCGCCGCTGGGTGCACCACGGCAGCTCGATCAGCCACGGCTCCGACGCCGCCAGCCCCAGCACCACCTGGCCCGCGCTGGCCGCCACCCTCGGCGGCGTCGAGCTGACCAACCTGGGCCTGAGCGGCAACGCGCTGCTCGACCCGTTCACCGCCCGCGCGCTGCGCGACACCCCCGCCGACCTGATCAGCGTCAAGATCGGCATCAACCTCGTCAACCGCGACCTGATGCGCCTGCGGGCCTTCGGACCCGCGGTGCACGGCTTCCTCGACACCGTGCGCGAGGGCCACCCCACCGTCCCGCTCCTGGTCGTCTCGCCCATCCTGTGCCCCATGCACGAGGAGACCCCCGGCCCCAGCGCGCCGGACTTCAGCGAGCTCGCCGAGGGGCGGCTGCGGTTCCGGGCCGCGGGCGACCCCGCCGAACGGGCCTTCGGCAAGCTGACCCTCGGCGTCATCCGGGAGGAGCTCGCCGAGATCGTGCGCCGGCGCGCGGCCGACGACCCGAACCTGCGTCTCCTCGACGGCCGCGCCCTCTACGGCGAGCAGGACGCGGTGGAGCTGCCGCTGCCCGACGGACTCCACCCGGACGCGGCCGCGCACCGCCGCATGGGCGAGCGGTTCGCGGCCCTCGCCTTCGCCGCGGACGGCCCGTTCGCGACGCCGGCCGCACCCTAG
- a CDS encoding FAD-dependent oxidoreductase yields the protein MATERLVVVGGDAAGMSAASQARRLKGPAELEIVAFERGHFTSYSACGIPYWVGGRVAERDDLIARTPEEHRARDIDLRTRTEVVELDLAGSRVRARDLDTGSEGWTGYDKLVLATGARPVRPRLPGIGAHGVHGIQTLDDGQRLMDTLRRTEGRRAVVVGAGYIGVEMAEALVERGYEVTVLHRGAQPMATLDPDMGGLVHSAMNRMGIRTVSRAEVTKILTDAEGRARAVATSAGEEYEADVVVLGIGVEPRTALARAAGLPLGPSGGILTDLSMRVRGQENIWAGGDCVEVLDLVAGRTRHIPLGTHANKHGQVIGSGVGGGYATFPGVVGTAVSKVCDLEIARTGLRERDALEAGLRFVTATITSTNTAGYYPGAAEMTVKMLAERRTGRLLGVQIVGGAGAAKRVDIAAVALTAGMTVDAMVSLDLGYAPPFSPVWDPVLVAARKAVAAVRSAV from the coding sequence ATGGCGACGGAAAGACTGGTGGTGGTCGGCGGTGACGCGGCGGGGATGTCCGCCGCGTCACAGGCCCGCAGGCTCAAGGGCCCGGCGGAGCTGGAGATCGTCGCCTTCGAGCGGGGGCACTTCACCTCCTACTCCGCGTGCGGGATCCCGTACTGGGTCGGCGGCCGGGTCGCCGAGCGCGACGACCTGATCGCCCGCACCCCCGAGGAGCACCGGGCCCGGGACATCGATCTGCGGACGCGGACCGAGGTCGTGGAGCTCGACCTTGCCGGATCCCGGGTCCGGGCCCGCGACCTGGACACCGGATCGGAGGGCTGGACGGGCTACGACAAGCTCGTCCTGGCGACGGGCGCCCGCCCGGTCCGCCCCCGGCTCCCCGGGATCGGCGCGCACGGGGTCCACGGCATCCAGACCCTGGACGACGGCCAGCGGCTGATGGACACCCTGCGGCGCACCGAGGGCCGCCGGGCGGTCGTGGTCGGCGCCGGGTACATCGGCGTGGAGATGGCCGAGGCCCTGGTGGAGCGGGGCTACGAGGTCACCGTCCTGCACCGGGGCGCGCAGCCGATGGCCACGCTGGATCCGGACATGGGCGGGCTGGTGCACAGCGCGATGAACCGCATGGGGATCCGTACGGTGTCCCGCGCCGAGGTGACGAAGATCCTCACCGACGCGGAGGGCCGGGCCCGTGCGGTGGCCACGTCGGCGGGCGAGGAGTACGAGGCGGACGTGGTCGTCCTCGGCATCGGGGTGGAGCCGCGCACCGCGCTCGCCCGGGCCGCCGGCCTCCCCCTCGGTCCGTCGGGGGGCATCCTCACCGACCTCTCGATGCGGGTGCGGGGCCAGGAGAACATCTGGGCGGGCGGCGACTGCGTGGAGGTCCTGGACCTGGTCGCGGGCCGCACCCGGCACATCCCGCTGGGCACCCACGCGAACAAGCACGGCCAGGTCATCGGCTCGGGCGTGGGCGGCGGCTACGCGACCTTCCCCGGGGTGGTCGGTACCGCGGTAAGCAAGGTCTGCGACCTGGAGATCGCCCGTACGGGGCTGCGCGAGCGGGACGCGCTGGAGGCGGGCCTGCGGTTCGTGACCGCCACCATCACCTCCACCAACACGGCGGGCTACTACCCGGGCGCGGCGGAGATGACGGTGAAGATGCTGGCGGAACGCCGCACGGGCCGCCTCCTCGGGGTCCAGATCGTCGGTGGCGCGGGGGCCGCGAAGCGGGTGGACATCGCGGCGGTGGCCCTCACCGCGGGGATGACGGTGGACGCGATGGTGTCCCTGGACCTGGGCTACGCACCGCCGTTCTCCCCGGTCTGGGACCCGGTCCTGGTGGCGGCCCGCAAGGCCGTCGCGGCGGTCCGCTCGGCCGTCTAG
- a CDS encoding TIGR04222 domain-containing membrane protein — MNLLAVAIWIAVLVSSALLITGLRRARSAPAGPAPALHDLSEAAFVVGGPGTVVDVALVSMLGDGRLVAGGPGIVQVRPGARAADPAERAVLQAHRGAPSGWLYQVRYTAMCDPAVQEIGDALAARGLITPPGSGLRRFRRWGLIQALVCALLFPVSMVLTFVALAVDSGSAVPFIVKVIFALVGGIVVGLVCAAGAKSRVTGAGARALRAVRSAHLNDRAPHVQTALFGLRGLRDPYLRQQLVPAARGTRLAAAQSRTGSHGTGGSAHWSGAEVLPIVWCAGSDGGSGGGSSCGSGSGCGGSTGCGSSGGGCGSSGGGSSCSSSSSSCGSSSSCGSSSSSSCGSSSS, encoded by the coding sequence ATGAACCTCCTCGCCGTGGCGATCTGGATCGCCGTCCTCGTCTCCTCCGCCCTGCTGATCACCGGGCTCCGCCGAGCGCGCTCCGCGCCCGCCGGACCCGCCCCCGCCCTGCACGACCTGTCCGAGGCCGCCTTCGTGGTGGGCGGCCCCGGCACCGTCGTGGACGTCGCGCTCGTCTCCATGCTCGGGGACGGCCGGCTGGTGGCCGGCGGTCCGGGCATCGTCCAGGTACGCCCCGGGGCGCGGGCCGCCGACCCCGCCGAGCGGGCCGTCCTCCAGGCCCACCGGGGGGCGCCCTCGGGATGGCTCTACCAGGTGCGCTACACCGCCATGTGCGACCCGGCCGTCCAGGAGATCGGGGACGCGCTGGCCGCCCGCGGGCTGATCACCCCGCCCGGGTCCGGACTGCGGCGCTTCCGCCGCTGGGGTCTGATCCAGGCCCTGGTGTGCGCACTGCTGTTCCCGGTGTCGATGGTGCTGACCTTCGTCGCGCTCGCCGTCGACTCCGGCTCGGCGGTGCCGTTCATCGTGAAGGTGATCTTCGCCCTGGTGGGCGGCATCGTCGTGGGCCTGGTCTGTGCGGCCGGGGCCAAGAGCCGCGTCACCGGGGCCGGGGCGCGTGCGCTGCGCGCGGTCCGCTCCGCCCACCTGAACGACCGGGCCCCGCACGTGCAGACCGCGCTGTTCGGGCTGCGCGGTCTGCGGGACCCGTACCTGCGCCAGCAGTTGGTGCCCGCCGCCCGCGGGACCCGGCTGGCCGCGGCGCAGTCGCGCACGGGCTCCCACGGCACGGGCGGCTCCGCGCACTGGTCCGGGGCCGAGGTGCTGCCGATCGTCTGGTGCGCCGGGAGCGACGGCGGCAGCGGTGGCGGGTCGAGCTGCGGCAGTGGCTCGGGCTGCGGCGGCAGTACGGGCTGCGGCTCCTCGGGCGGCGGCTGCGGCTCGTCCGGCGGCGGCTCCAGCTGTTCGAGCAGCAGCTCGAGCTGCGGCAGTTCGTCGAGCTGCGGCAGCTCCTCGAGCTCCAGCTGCGGCAGCAGCAGCTCCTGA
- a CDS encoding alpha/beta hydrolase, producing the protein MRTGLAGRTAPVAALALLLCAPAHLPAHALEGTPPGSPGGTAAEAAEAAGAALVARRAAARGGGLDFGRCPDVEGLSGPVRCATLRVPLDYARPDGPQISLTVSRTTATGARGAARQGALIHNPGGPGASGMHFPLVADLPGWESIAAAYDLVGYAPRGVGRSAPLSCQDPATRAAGPTQVPAEPSPAYKRQRLAAARAYARGCSRRAGAALPYYTTLDNARDLDVLRAALGERKLSFMGASYGTYLGAVYATLYPGRVRRMVLDSAVDPDPRRIWYRNNLDQSAGFERRWYDFRAWAARHHDTYGLGATPAAVQASYERVRDAVARTPAGGVVGTGELRAAYLQAAYYDDVWPERAAALAAHLRGDPAPLTAQAGPAADPAAAAEAENATAVYTAVLCNDAPWPADWETWDRDHTELARRAPFETWANAFLNLPCASWPVRERQRPVAVGDGPQRLPATLVVAAERDGATPYPGALELQRRLGAGASLVTEAGAGSHGVVGGRNDCVDRHVERYLLTGATPGWRVTCAPHPEPAPVSLDDRAAGARRALLPPVV; encoded by the coding sequence ATGCGGACGGGACTCGCAGGTCGCACGGCCCCCGTGGCGGCGCTCGCCCTCCTCCTGTGCGCCCCGGCCCACCTGCCCGCCCACGCCCTGGAGGGCACCCCGCCCGGCTCCCCCGGCGGGACGGCGGCCGAGGCGGCCGAGGCGGCCGGCGCCGCCCTCGTCGCCCGCCGCGCCGCGGCCCGGGGCGGCGGCCTCGACTTCGGCCGCTGCCCCGACGTCGAGGGCCTCTCCGGCCCGGTCCGGTGCGCCACCCTGCGCGTACCGCTCGACTACGCCCGCCCGGACGGCCCGCAGATCTCCCTCACCGTCAGCCGGACCACCGCCACCGGTGCCCGGGGCGCCGCCCGCCAGGGCGCGCTGATCCACAATCCGGGCGGCCCGGGGGCCTCCGGCATGCACTTCCCGCTCGTCGCCGACCTGCCGGGCTGGGAGTCCATCGCCGCCGCCTACGACCTCGTCGGCTACGCCCCGCGCGGCGTCGGCCGCTCCGCCCCGCTGTCCTGCCAGGACCCCGCCACCCGGGCCGCGGGCCCCACCCAGGTACCGGCCGAGCCCTCCCCCGCGTACAAGAGGCAGCGCCTCGCGGCCGCCCGGGCGTACGCCCGCGGCTGCTCGCGGCGGGCCGGCGCGGCCCTGCCGTACTACACGACGCTCGACAACGCCCGCGATCTGGACGTGCTGCGGGCCGCACTCGGCGAGCGGAAGCTGAGCTTCATGGGCGCCTCGTACGGCACCTACCTCGGGGCCGTCTACGCCACCCTGTACCCGGGCCGGGTCCGCCGGATGGTCCTCGACTCGGCGGTCGATCCCGACCCGCGCCGCATCTGGTACCGCAACAACCTCGACCAGTCGGCCGGCTTCGAGCGCCGCTGGTACGACTTCCGCGCCTGGGCGGCCCGCCACCACGACACGTACGGCCTCGGCGCCACGCCCGCGGCCGTGCAGGCGAGCTACGAACGGGTCCGGGACGCGGTGGCCCGTACGCCGGCGGGCGGGGTCGTGGGGACCGGCGAGCTCCGGGCCGCCTACCTCCAGGCCGCGTACTACGACGACGTGTGGCCCGAACGGGCGGCGGCCCTCGCGGCCCACCTGCGCGGCGATCCGGCCCCGCTGACCGCCCAGGCCGGCCCCGCAGCCGACCCCGCGGCGGCGGCCGAGGCCGAGAACGCGACGGCGGTGTACACGGCGGTGCTGTGCAACGACGCCCCGTGGCCCGCGGACTGGGAGACCTGGGACCGTGACCACACCGAACTGGCCCGCAGGGCCCCCTTCGAGACCTGGGCCAACGCCTTCCTGAACCTGCCGTGCGCCTCCTGGCCGGTGCGCGAGCGGCAGCGGCCGGTGGCGGTCGGGGACGGGCCGCAGCGGCTGCCGGCGACCCTGGTGGTGGCGGCGGAGCGGGACGGGGCGACCCCGTACCCGGGCGCGCTCGAACTCCAGCGGCGGCTCGGCGCCGGGGCTTCGCTGGTGACGGAGGCGGGAGCCGGCTCCCACGGAGTGGTCGGCGGACGCAATGACTGCGTGGACCGTCACGTGGAGCGGTATCTGCTGACGGGCGCCACCCCGGGGTGGCGCGTCACGTGCGCGCCGCATCCGGAGCCCGCACCGGTGTCGCTGGACGACCGGGCAGCGGGCGCCCGCAGGGCGCTGCTGCCGCCAGTCGTCTGA
- a CDS encoding DUF692 domain-containing protein: MKPMAHLGVGIGWRPEIADAVERLPGLDWVEVVAENVCPGHLPESLLRLRERGTRVVPHGVSLGLGGADRPEPAKLAALGERAVALGAPLVTEHIAFVRTSSPVLEAGHLLPVPRTRDALDVLCENVRIAQDSLPVPLALENIAALFSWPGEELTEAQFLTELVERTGVRLLIDVANLHTNRVNRGEDPAAVLDAIPLEALAYVHVAGGIERDGVWHDTHAHPVPPVVLDLLAALRSRVDPPGVLLERDDDFPAEAELAGELAAIRAVVTAGPPAPGRPAVAGSGPAAAEPRPDAEPDPAAERDAADEPLPVEESARTRVALGQAALLSALVAGTPVPEGFDRRRIRVQARALAAKRADVVARLAPELPEILGGPDPYREAFLSYAKGRPMTAGYRRDALDFAEDLLIRDLPADPVARRRLTAWWRDRTGARPPRRIVRWARALAGRAA, encoded by the coding sequence ATGAAACCCATGGCACACCTGGGGGTGGGCATCGGCTGGCGGCCGGAGATCGCGGACGCCGTCGAACGGCTTCCCGGCCTGGACTGGGTCGAGGTGGTGGCCGAGAACGTATGCCCGGGCCACCTGCCCGAGTCCCTGCTGCGGCTGCGCGAGCGGGGCACGCGCGTGGTGCCGCACGGGGTCTCGCTCGGCCTCGGCGGGGCGGACCGCCCCGAGCCGGCGAAGCTCGCGGCGCTCGGCGAACGGGCGGTGGCGCTGGGGGCGCCGCTCGTCACCGAGCACATCGCCTTCGTACGGACCTCCTCGCCGGTGCTGGAGGCCGGGCACCTGCTGCCGGTGCCGCGCACCCGCGACGCGCTGGACGTGCTGTGCGAGAACGTGCGGATCGCGCAGGACTCCCTGCCCGTGCCGCTGGCCCTGGAGAACATCGCCGCGCTGTTCTCCTGGCCGGGCGAGGAGCTGACGGAAGCGCAGTTCCTCACGGAACTGGTCGAGCGGACCGGTGTCCGGCTGCTGATCGACGTGGCCAACCTGCACACCAACCGGGTCAACCGGGGCGAGGACCCGGCCGCCGTGCTGGACGCGATCCCGCTGGAGGCGCTCGCGTACGTGCACGTGGCGGGCGGGATCGAACGGGACGGCGTCTGGCACGACACCCACGCGCACCCGGTCCCGCCGGTCGTCCTCGACCTGCTGGCCGCGCTGCGCTCCCGGGTGGACCCGCCGGGCGTCCTGCTGGAGCGCGACGACGACTTCCCCGCGGAGGCGGAGCTCGCGGGCGAACTGGCCGCGATCCGCGCGGTGGTGACGGCGGGGCCGCCCGCCCCCGGCCGGCCGGCCGTCGCCGGGTCCGGCCCGGCGGCCGCCGAGCCGCGCCCGGACGCGGAGCCGGATCCCGCCGCAGAGCGGGATGCCGCCGACGAGCCGCTTCCGGTCGAGGAGTCGGCCCGGACCCGGGTGGCGCTCGGGCAGGCCGCGCTGCTGTCGGCGCTGGTGGCCGGGACCCCCGTGCCCGAGGGCTTCGACCGCCGGCGGATCCGGGTGCAGGCCCGGGCGCTGGCCGCCAAGCGGGCCGACGTGGTGGCCCGGCTGGCTCCCGAGCTGCCGGAGATCCTGGGCGGCCCGGACCCGTACCGCGAGGCCTTCCTCTCCTACGCCAAGGGCCGCCCGATGACGGCCGGGTACCGCCGGGACGCGCTGGACTTCGCCGAGGACCTGCTGATCCGGGACCTGCCGGCCGACCCCGTCGCCCGGCGCCGGCTCACCGCCTGGTGGCGGGACCGCACCGGGGCCAGGCCGCCGCGCCGGATCGTGCGCTGGGCCCGGGCGCTCGCGGGGAGAGCGGCATGA
- the hemQ gene encoding hydrogen peroxide-dependent heme synthase, whose amino-acid sequence MTAPEKIPNAGKKAKDLNEVIRYTLWSVFKLKDVLPEDRTGYADEVQELFDQLGAKDITVRGTYDVSGLRADADVMIWWHAETADELQTAYNLFRRTRLGRALEPVWSNMALHRPAEFNKSHIPAFLADEVARDYVSVYPFVRSYDWYLLPDEDRRRMLADHGKMARGYPDVRANTVASFSLGDYEWMLAFEADELYRIVDLMRHLRASEARMHVREEVPFYTGRRKSVADLVAGLA is encoded by the coding sequence ATGACTGCACCAGAGAAGATTCCCAACGCGGGGAAGAAGGCGAAGGACCTCAATGAGGTCATTCGCTACACCCTGTGGTCCGTCTTCAAGCTGAAGGACGTTCTTCCCGAGGACCGGACCGGCTACGCCGACGAGGTCCAGGAGCTCTTCGACCAGCTGGGCGCCAAGGACATCACCGTCCGCGGCACCTACGACGTCTCCGGCCTGCGCGCCGACGCCGACGTCATGATCTGGTGGCACGCCGAGACGGCGGACGAGCTGCAGACCGCCTACAACCTGTTCCGCCGCACCCGACTGGGCCGCGCGCTGGAGCCGGTGTGGTCGAACATGGCCCTGCACCGCCCGGCCGAGTTCAACAAGTCGCACATCCCGGCCTTCCTGGCCGACGAGGTCGCGCGCGACTACGTCAGCGTGTACCCCTTCGTGCGCAGTTACGACTGGTACCTGCTGCCCGACGAGGACCGCCGTCGTATGCTCGCCGACCACGGCAAGATGGCGCGCGGCTACCCCGACGTGCGCGCCAACACCGTCGCCTCCTTCTCCCTGGGCGACTACGAGTGGATGCTGGCCTTCGAGGCGGACGAGCTGTACCGCATCGTCGACCTGATGCGTCACCTGCGTGCCTCCGAGGCCCGTATGCACGTCCGTGAAGAAGTGCCCTTCTACACCGGGCGCCGCAAGTCCGTCGCCGACCTGGTGGCCGGACTCGCCTGA
- the hemG gene encoding protoporphyrinogen oxidase → MRTDRPGSSSRPAGSPGHAVVIGGGIAGLAAAHRLLGEGVRVTLLEAGPRLGGKLYAGELAGAPVDLGAESMLARRPEAVALAEAVGLGASVQAPATATAHLWTRGALRPMPRGHVMGVPGDLGPLAASGVLSAEGLARIEAERTLAPTEIGEDVAVGEYVAARLGREVVDRLVEPLLGGVYAGDAYRISMRAAVPQLFEAARTHALLGDGVRELQRRAEAAPQPPGPVFAGIDGGIGRLPLAVAEACRAAGARLVTGAPVREVLRTADGWRVVAGAEAIEADAVILATPAGAAARLLDGLAPTAAAELRGVEYASMALITMAFRRRDLPAAVSGGGASGFLVPPVDGRTIKASTFSSNKWAWAAADPELFLLRTSVGRYADESILLREDGELVDVSLADLGEAVGLAARPVASTVTRWDGGLPQYSVGHLDRVARIRGAVAALPGLAVCGAVYDGVGIPACIASAGRAADTVIAALGARTAPLAPTTDQRTGQ, encoded by the coding sequence ATGCGTACGGATCGGCCGGGCTCCTCCTCCCGGCCCGCGGGCTCCCCGGGCCACGCCGTCGTCATCGGCGGCGGCATCGCGGGCCTCGCGGCAGCCCACCGGCTGCTCGGCGAGGGCGTCCGCGTCACCCTGCTGGAGGCCGGACCGCGGCTCGGCGGCAAGCTGTACGCCGGCGAGCTCGCCGGGGCGCCCGTCGACCTCGGCGCCGAATCCATGCTCGCCCGCCGCCCCGAGGCCGTGGCGCTCGCCGAGGCCGTCGGCCTCGGCGCATCCGTGCAGGCGCCCGCCACCGCCACCGCCCACCTGTGGACCCGCGGCGCACTGCGGCCGATGCCGCGCGGCCACGTCATGGGCGTCCCCGGCGACCTGGGACCGCTCGCCGCCTCCGGGGTGCTCTCCGCCGAGGGCCTGGCCCGCATCGAGGCCGAGCGCACGCTGGCGCCCACCGAGATCGGCGAGGACGTCGCCGTCGGCGAGTACGTCGCGGCCCGCCTGGGCCGCGAGGTCGTCGACCGGCTGGTCGAACCGCTGCTCGGCGGTGTCTACGCGGGCGACGCCTATCGGATCTCCATGCGGGCCGCCGTGCCCCAGCTCTTCGAGGCCGCCCGCACCCACGCCCTCCTCGGCGACGGAGTACGCGAACTCCAGCGCCGGGCCGAGGCCGCACCCCAGCCGCCCGGCCCGGTCTTCGCCGGAATCGACGGCGGCATCGGACGGCTCCCGCTCGCCGTGGCCGAGGCCTGCCGGGCAGCCGGCGCGCGGCTCGTCACCGGCGCCCCCGTCCGCGAGGTCCTCCGTACGGCCGACGGCTGGCGGGTGGTCGCCGGCGCCGAGGCCATCGAGGCCGACGCCGTGATCCTGGCCACCCCGGCCGGGGCCGCCGCGCGCCTGCTGGACGGGCTCGCGCCGACCGCGGCCGCCGAGCTGCGCGGGGTCGAGTACGCCTCGATGGCCCTGATCACGATGGCCTTCCGCCGCCGCGACCTGCCGGCGGCCGTCTCCGGCGGCGGCGCCAGCGGATTCCTCGTACCGCCCGTCGACGGCCGCACCATCAAGGCCTCCACCTTCTCCAGCAACAAGTGGGCCTGGGCGGCAGCGGATCCGGAACTCTTCCTGCTGCGCACCTCGGTGGGCCGCTACGCCGACGAGAGCATCCTGCTGCGCGAGGACGGCGAGCTCGTCGACGTCTCCCTCGCCGACCTCGGCGAGGCCGTCGGCCTGGCGGCCCGGCCGGTCGCCTCCACCGTCACCCGCTGGGACGGCGGACTGCCCCAGTACTCGGTCGGCCACCTCGACCGCGTCGCCCGGATCCGCGGCGCCGTCGCGGCCCTGCCGGGCCTCGCGGTGTGCGGCGCCGTCTACGACGGCGTGGGCATTCCGGCCTGCATCGCGAGCGCCGGCAGGGCCGCGGACACGGTGATCGCCGCGCTGGGCGCGCGTACGGCACCCCTGGCACCGACCACTGATCAGCGCACGGGACAATAG
- a CDS encoding DUF4349 domain-containing protein, translating to MRSFDRHRSAAALAALSLAGALALTGCGASDQGSASDKAAVAPAADGKAPEGAAAAPAPAGSAGAAGSGSAAKNDRPPAAVRPNVIRTATLGIETQDVQKTLAAARTAADGAGGYVGNESTKRGEDGRMTSTLTLRVPGEQYDAVLGAMEGSGKLLHRKVDAQDVTEKVADIGSRVSSQQASVARVREMMGKASALSEVVMLESELSRRQSDLESLLAQQTALKDQTALGTITLEVTEPAAKPEAEKKEEPTFLGALGGGWDVFTKVLRYLTVAVGAVLPFALTAVVVALLVRLYRRWRPAAPKAGLVPKRVTVPAARRAPDTEADVQD from the coding sequence ATGCGCAGCTTCGACAGACACCGTTCCGCGGCGGCCCTGGCCGCCCTCTCGCTGGCCGGGGCGCTCGCGCTCACCGGCTGCGGCGCGAGCGACCAGGGCTCCGCGAGCGACAAGGCGGCGGTGGCGCCCGCCGCCGACGGAAAGGCCCCGGAGGGCGCCGCGGCGGCCCCGGCTCCGGCCGGGTCCGCGGGGGCCGCCGGCTCCGGGTCCGCCGCCAAGAACGACCGGCCGCCGGCCGCGGTCCGCCCGAACGTCATCCGTACGGCGACGCTCGGCATCGAGACGCAGGACGTCCAGAAGACGCTCGCGGCGGCCCGCACGGCCGCCGACGGAGCGGGCGGCTACGTCGGCAACGAGTCCACCAAGCGCGGCGAGGACGGCCGGATGACCTCGACGCTGACCCTCCGGGTGCCGGGCGAGCAGTACGACGCGGTGCTCGGCGCGATGGAGGGCAGCGGGAAGCTCCTGCACCGCAAGGTCGACGCGCAGGACGTCACCGAGAAGGTCGCCGACATCGGCAGCCGTGTCTCCTCGCAGCAGGCCAGCGTGGCGCGGGTGCGGGAGATGATGGGCAAGGCCTCGGCGCTGAGCGAGGTGGTGATGCTGGAGAGCGAGCTGTCGCGCCGCCAGTCCGACCTGGAGTCGCTGCTGGCGCAGCAGACGGCGCTGAAGGACCAGACCGCGCTGGGCACGATCACGCTGGAGGTCACGGAGCCCGCCGCGAAGCCGGAGGCGGAGAAGAAGGAGGAGCCCACCTTCCTGGGGGCCCTGGGCGGCGGTTGGGACGTCTTCACCAAGGTCCTGCGCTATCTGACGGTGGCGGTGGGCGCGGTGCTGCCGTTCGCGCTGACGGCCGTGGTGGTGGCGCTGCTGGTCCGGCTGTACCGGCGGTGGCGTCCGGCGGCCCCGAAGGCGGGTCTGGTTCCGAAGCGGGTGACGGTGCCGGCGGCCCGGAGGGCTCCGGACACCGAGGCCGACGTACAGGACTGA